One Trachemys scripta elegans isolate TJP31775 chromosome 4, CAS_Tse_1.0, whole genome shotgun sequence genomic region harbors:
- the RPL10A gene encoding 60S ribosomal protein L10a, with protein MRYLYRDLSASPPFCPAHPRLLESARAGLKMSSKVSRDTLYEAVKEVLQGTQVKPRKFTETVELQISLKNYDPQKDKRFSGTVRLKSTPRPKFSVCVLGDQQHCDEAKAVDIPHMDIEALKKLNKNKKLVKKLAKKYDAFLASESLIKQIPRILGPGLNKAGKFPSLLTHNENMVAKIDEVKSTIKFQMKKVLCLAVAVGHVKMTEDELVYNIHLAINFLVSLLKKNWQNVRALYIKSTMGKPQRLY; from the exons ATGCGCTATTTATACCGCGATCTGAGCGCCTCCCCCCCTTTCTGCCCGGCGCACCCGCGGTTGCTGGAGTCGGCGAGGGCCGGTCTCAAGATGAG CAGCAAAGTTTCCCGCGACACCTTGTACGAAGCAGTGAAGGAGGTCCTGCAAGGGACTCAGGTGAAACCACGCAA GTTTACGGAAACTGTGGAGTTGCAGATCAGTCTGAAAAACTATGATCCGCAGAAGGACAAGCGTTTCTCTGGCACAGTCAG GCTCAAGTCCACCCCACGCCCTAAATTCTCAGTTTGCGTGCTGGGGGACCAGCAACACTGTGATGAGGCCAAAGCAGTTGATATCCCTCACATGGACATCGAGGCTCTGAAGAAACTCAACAAGAACAAGAAGCTAGTGAAAAAGCTGG ctAAGAAGTATGATGCCTTCTTGGCTTCAGAGTCACTGATCAAACAGATTCCTCGTATCCTGGGTCCAGGTCTGAACAAAGCTGGCAagttcccctccctcctcacccacAATGAGAACATGGTGGCCAAAATTGACGAGGTCAAGTCTACTATCAAATTTCAAAtgaagaag GTGCTCTGTCTGGCTGTAGCTGTTGGCCATGTGAAAATGACGGAGGATGAGCTAGTCTACAACATTCACCTGGCCATCAATTTCCTGGTGTCCTTGCTGAAGAAGAACTGGCAGAACGTGCGTGCATTGTACATCAAAAGCACCATGGGCAAGCCACAGCGCCTCTACTAA